The following proteins are co-located in the Gammaproteobacteria bacterium genome:
- a CDS encoding GTPase HflX — translation MSGAWQANEARDAAVVVHPELIAARKGPAAWDARAEEFLRLVDAGGCDVAAAIRLPVR, via the coding sequence ATGAGCGGCGCCTGGCAGGCAAACGAAGCCCGCGATGCGGCCGTGGTCGTGCATCCGGAGCTGATCGCCGCGCGCAAGGGGCCGGCGGCCTGGGATGCGCGGGCCGAGGAGTTCCTGCGGCTGGTGGATGCCGGCGGATGCGATGTGGCCGCCGCCATCCGCCTGCCCGTGCGCG